A section of the Devosia rhizoryzae genome encodes:
- a CDS encoding glutamate synthase subunit beta, translating to MGKVTGFLEIEREEARYEPASDRIRHFGEFIIPMSEGRVADQAARCMDCGIPFCHGDTGCPVHNQIPDWNDLVYNGDWEEASRNLHSTNNFPEFTGRICPAPCEEACTLNLEDTPVAIKTVEQAIADKAIRNGWVKPATPEASTGKKVAVVGAGPAGMAAAQQLARAGHEVHLYEREPKAGGLLRYGIPDFKMEKDHIDFRVSQMEAEGVTFHYGANIGVTHKLSYLKRDHDAVLLTGGAEKPRPVDVEGLDYHGVHFAMPFLVQQNRRVGGEDVSDQFQLTAAGKHVVVVGGGDTASDCVGTSFRQGAIAVTQLDVRPMPPELENKLTNWPNWAVKMRTSSSQAEGAIREFSAGTMKIVGNAKGQVTGVECARVDRKRVAIPGSEFIIKADLVLLAIGFAGPVQEGMLTELGADYDKRGNLFADTISYRTTVPKVYAAGDMRRGQSLVVWAIREGRQAARSIDLDLMGKTALPR from the coding sequence ATGGGTAAAGTTACAGGCTTTCTCGAGATCGAACGCGAAGAAGCGCGCTATGAACCCGCTTCCGATCGCATTCGCCATTTCGGCGAATTCATCATCCCTATGTCCGAAGGACGCGTCGCCGATCAGGCCGCCCGCTGCATGGATTGCGGCATTCCGTTCTGCCATGGCGATACCGGTTGCCCGGTCCATAACCAGATCCCGGACTGGAACGACCTCGTTTATAACGGCGATTGGGAGGAAGCCTCGCGCAACCTCCATTCCACCAACAATTTTCCTGAGTTTACCGGCCGCATCTGCCCCGCGCCCTGCGAGGAAGCCTGTACCCTCAATCTCGAGGACACCCCCGTCGCCATCAAGACGGTGGAACAGGCCATCGCCGACAAGGCCATCCGCAATGGCTGGGTAAAGCCCGCAACGCCCGAAGCCTCGACCGGCAAGAAGGTCGCCGTTGTCGGTGCCGGTCCCGCCGGCATGGCTGCAGCCCAGCAGCTGGCCCGCGCCGGTCACGAAGTCCATCTTTATGAGCGCGAGCCCAAGGCCGGTGGCCTCCTTCGCTACGGCATCCCCGACTTCAAGATGGAAAAGGACCATATCGACTTCCGCGTCAGCCAGATGGAAGCCGAAGGCGTCACCTTCCACTATGGCGCCAATATCGGCGTCACCCACAAGCTCTCCTATCTGAAGCGCGACCATGATGCCGTCCTGCTGACCGGCGGCGCCGAAAAGCCGCGCCCCGTCGATGTGGAAGGCCTCGACTACCATGGCGTCCACTTCGCCATGCCCTTCCTCGTGCAGCAGAACCGTCGCGTCGGTGGCGAAGACGTTTCCGACCAATTCCAGCTGACCGCTGCCGGCAAGCATGTCGTCGTCGTCGGTGGCGGTGACACGGCCTCCGACTGCGTCGGCACATCGTTCCGCCAGGGGGCGATTGCCGTCACCCAGCTCGACGTCCGCCCTATGCCGCCCGAGCTTGAAAACAAGCTCACCAATTGGCCCAACTGGGCGGTCAAGATGCGCACCTCGTCCTCCCAGGCCGAAGGCGCCATCCGCGAATTTTCTGCCGGCACGATGAAGATCGTCGGCAATGCCAAGGGTCAGGTGACCGGCGTCGAATGCGCCCGCGTCGACCGCAAGCGCGTCGCCATCCCCGGCTCCGAATTCATCATCAAGGCCGACCTCGTGCTCCTCGCCATCGGCTTTGCCGGCCCGGTCCAGGAAGGCATGCTGACCGAGCTGGGTGCCGACTATGACAAGCGCGGCAATCTCTTCGCCGACACGATAAGCTACCGCACCACCGTCCCCAAGGTCTATGCCGCCGGCGACATGCGCCGCGGTCAGTCCCTCGTCGTCTGGGCCATCCGGGAAGGCCGGCAGGCTGCCCGCTCGATCGACCTCGACCTCATGGGTAAAACGGCCCTTCCTCGCTGA